One stretch of Thiobacter sp. AK1 DNA includes these proteins:
- a CDS encoding dynamin family protein, producing the protein MNTLVERQIAHYQRWREDILAAIDAYQAWLEARGEVDAEQSLRLYDLIESLRHDHITLAFVAEFSRGKTELINALFFADFKQRLLPSDAGRTTMCPTEIFYDPSEPPYLRLLPIETRYREETIRQLKKKPVEWVQSRLDLDSPQQMVEVLQTLTETKRVSQVEARTMGLWDDQDPMQADMLRDSGWVEIPKWRHALINYPHPLLKSGLAILDTPGLNALGSEPELTLSMIPGAHAVLFLLATDTGVTRSDMEIWQKHVQPHAAHSIVILNKVDTLWDELKSWEKVQASIERQRQATALQLGVSPANVLALSAQKALLAKIRGDEALLLQSGIGALETMLAREVIPLRQEILRKAVTREIGALVLASYKSVYQQLCAVRHEQKELASLSGKNKEVIQKMLNRLHEDKLTYEETIRAFNVTRTVITQQGRILLNNLSLERLDGILQKAHDSIKGSWTTAGLTRGMQSLIRHTAQQFQHIHKHGRQIKGLVDSAYVRFHVQHGLERREAPVLDLDAYQAAFQELGRRTEAFCRDPINILTEKHFLVRRFFLNIAAEARALFERARQESEAWLRNALGPLTSQITDYKIAIERRIENIRKIHDNIDNLQERLEELAAMETRLARDVALLGGILRRLQPPAASNIQRQRDAA; encoded by the coding sequence ATGAACACCCTCGTGGAACGACAGATCGCACACTACCAGCGTTGGCGCGAGGACATCCTGGCCGCCATCGACGCCTATCAGGCGTGGCTGGAAGCGCGCGGCGAGGTGGATGCGGAACAGTCCCTGCGCCTGTACGACCTGATCGAGAGCCTGCGCCACGACCACATCACGCTCGCCTTCGTCGCCGAGTTTTCCCGGGGCAAGACCGAACTCATCAACGCCCTCTTCTTCGCCGACTTCAAACAGCGCTTGCTGCCCTCAGACGCCGGTCGCACCACCATGTGCCCCACGGAAATCTTTTACGACCCGTCCGAGCCGCCCTATCTGCGCCTGCTGCCGATCGAGACCCGCTACCGCGAAGAGACCATCCGCCAGCTCAAGAAAAAGCCGGTGGAATGGGTACAAAGCCGCCTCGACCTCGATTCCCCCCAGCAAATGGTGGAGGTGTTGCAGACCCTCACCGAAACCAAGCGGGTGTCCCAAGTGGAGGCCCGCACCATGGGTCTATGGGACGATCAGGACCCCATGCAGGCGGACATGCTGCGCGACAGTGGCTGGGTGGAAATCCCCAAGTGGCGCCACGCGTTGATCAACTACCCGCATCCGCTACTCAAGAGCGGGCTGGCGATTCTAGATACACCCGGCCTCAATGCCCTGGGTTCCGAACCCGAACTCACTTTGAGCATGATCCCGGGCGCCCATGCGGTGCTGTTCTTGCTCGCCACCGACACCGGCGTGACACGCTCCGACATGGAGATCTGGCAAAAGCACGTCCAGCCCCACGCCGCCCACAGCATCGTTATATTGAACAAGGTGGATACCCTGTGGGACGAGCTCAAGTCCTGGGAGAAGGTGCAGGCCTCGATCGAACGCCAGAGGCAGGCGACCGCCTTGCAATTGGGTGTATCGCCCGCCAACGTGCTCGCCTTGTCGGCCCAGAAGGCACTACTGGCGAAGATTCGCGGGGACGAGGCGCTACTTTTGCAGAGCGGCATCGGCGCATTGGAGACGATGCTCGCCCGCGAGGTGATTCCGCTGCGCCAGGAAATCCTACGCAAGGCGGTCACCCGGGAGATCGGCGCCCTGGTGCTCGCCTCCTACAAGAGCGTCTATCAGCAACTCTGCGCAGTGCGGCACGAGCAGAAGGAACTGGCTTCCCTGTCCGGCAAGAACAAGGAAGTGATCCAGAAGATGCTCAACAGACTGCACGAGGACAAGCTGACCTACGAGGAGACCATCCGGGCCTTCAACGTCACGCGGACGGTGATCACCCAGCAGGGACGCATCCTCCTCAACAACCTAAGCCTGGAACGCCTGGACGGCATCCTGCAGAAGGCCCACGACTCCATCAAGGGCAGCTGGACCACCGCGGGCCTTACCCGCGGCATGCAGTCCCTGATCCGCCACACCGCCCAGCAGTTTCAGCATATCCACAAACATGGCCGCCAAATCAAGGGGCTGGTGGACAGCGCCTATGTCCGCTTTCACGTGCAGCATGGACTGGAACGGCGCGAGGCCCCCGTGCTGGACCTGGATGCTTACCAGGCCGCGTTCCAGGAACTGGGGCGGCGCACCGAGGCTTTCTGCCGCGATCCAATCAACATCCTGACGGAGAAGCACTTCCTGGTGCGGCGTTTTTTTCTCAACATCGCCGCCGAGGCGCGCGCCCTGTTCGAGCGGGCACGTCAGGAAAGCGAAGCCTGGCTGCGCAATGCGCTAGGGCCCCTGACCAGCCAGATCACCGACTACAAGATCGCTATCGAAAGGCGCATCGAGAACATCCGCAAGATCCACGACAACATCGACAACCTGCAAGAACGCCTCGAAGAACTCGCCGCCATGGAAACGCGCCTCGCCCGCGACGTGGCGCTCCTGGGCGGCATCCTGCGTCGCCTACAGCCGCCTGCCG
- a CDS encoding DUF167 domain-containing protein produces the protein MSGALWYRYDARGALILTVRVEPNAPRTEVAGLYGGALKLRVAAPAVDNKANARLIAFLAEVFQVPQREVRLKTGAQGRRKVVEIFGSRVAPETLLGAK, from the coding sequence GTGAGCGGGGCACTCTGGTACCGATACGACGCGCGGGGCGCGCTCATCCTGACCGTGCGGGTAGAGCCCAATGCCCCGCGCACGGAGGTGGCGGGTCTCTATGGCGGAGCACTCAAGCTGCGCGTAGCCGCGCCCGCCGTGGACAACAAGGCCAATGCGCGCCTCATCGCCTTCCTGGCGGAAGTCTTCCAGGTGCCGCAGCGTGAGGTGAGATTGAAGACCGGCGCCCAGGGGCGGCGCAAGGTGGTGGAAATTTTCGGCAGTCGCGTCGCACCGGAGACGTTGCTGGGAGCGAAATGA
- a CDS encoding YggT family protein translates to MLSQAVIFLLDTVVTAFIALLLLRFYLQLLRVPQGNPLTPFVVTATNFLVLPLRRVIPGLWGLDLATLVAAWFMQWLLALAVEALSGLPLARGSGLMYLGFGLWAAVELLRMSLYLLMLVQVMLFVVSLVNPFSPFMAVLEALSRPFTRQVRRVIPPIANVDLSPMVILIVCQLVLMLPVAWLEQAAKEMIHAGMGGFGL, encoded by the coding sequence ATGCTCAGCCAAGCCGTTATCTTTTTGCTGGACACCGTCGTCACCGCGTTCATCGCGCTGTTGCTGCTCAGGTTTTACCTGCAGCTTCTGCGGGTGCCCCAAGGCAACCCGCTTACGCCCTTCGTGGTGACGGCCACCAATTTCCTCGTGCTGCCGTTACGGCGCGTGATCCCGGGGCTGTGGGGCCTCGATCTGGCGACCCTGGTGGCGGCCTGGTTCATGCAGTGGCTGTTGGCTCTCGCAGTGGAAGCCTTGTCCGGCCTGCCCCTCGCGCGGGGTTCTGGCCTCATGTACCTGGGCTTTGGCCTGTGGGCGGCGGTGGAGCTTTTGCGCATGAGCTTGTATCTGCTCATGCTGGTGCAGGTGATGTTGTTCGTGGTGAGCCTGGTGAATCCCTTCAGCCCCTTCATGGCCGTGCTGGAGGCCTTATCCCGGCCGTTCACCCGACAGGTGAGGCGCGTCATTCCACCCATCGCCAACGTGGACCTGTCGCCCATGGTAATCCTGATCGTCTGCCAGCTAGTGCTCATGCTACCAGTGGCTTGGCTAGAGCAGGCGGCGAAGGAGATGATCCACGCGGGCATGGGTGGCTTTGGCTTGTGA
- the proC gene encoding pyrroline-5-carboxylate reductase, with translation MNITFIGGGNMANALIGGLLSKGFAAGTLRVVEPDAETAQRLAERYGLLVKATADADILACDLVLLAVKPQQLRSVAAGLAPHLTQQLVLSIAAGVRAADLSRWLGGYRRLVRAMPNTPAMVQAGITGLYALPEVSEEERRRAEAVLAAVGEVVWVGAEADMDVITAVSGSGPAYVFYFMEALEEAAIALGLSASQARRLSLATFAGAARLASASREDVVTLRERVTSKGGTTERALAALEAAGVKPRIVEAVRAAALRARELGDELGRDGAAP, from the coding sequence ATGAACATTACCTTCATCGGCGGCGGCAACATGGCCAATGCCCTCATCGGCGGCCTGCTTAGCAAGGGTTTCGCGGCGGGCACGCTACGTGTAGTGGAACCTGATGCAGAAACGGCACAGCGCCTCGCCGAACGTTACGGGCTGCTGGTGAAGGCCACTGCCGACGCCGACATCCTCGCGTGTGATCTGGTGCTCTTGGCGGTGAAACCGCAGCAGCTCCGTAGTGTGGCCGCTGGCCTTGCGCCCCATCTCACACAACAGCTCGTGCTGTCCATCGCCGCCGGTGTGCGCGCCGCGGATCTCTCGCGCTGGCTAGGCGGCTACCGGCGCCTGGTGCGAGCCATGCCCAATACCCCCGCCATGGTTCAGGCTGGCATCACGGGTCTGTATGCCCTGCCGGAGGTGAGCGAGGAGGAACGCCGCCGCGCCGAGGCGGTGCTCGCGGCGGTGGGCGAAGTCGTGTGGGTCGGCGCGGAAGCGGACATGGACGTCATCACCGCCGTCTCCGGCAGCGGCCCCGCCTACGTCTTCTATTTCATGGAAGCGCTGGAGGAAGCGGCCATCGCCCTGGGGCTTTCAGCAAGCCAGGCCCGCCGCTTAAGCCTCGCCACCTTCGCGGGTGCGGCGCGTCTGGCCAGCGCCTCACGCGAGGACGTGGTCACCCTGCGGGAGCGGGTGACCTCCAAGGGCGGCACCACAGAGCGGGCGCTGGCCGCCCTGGAGGCCGCCGGCGTCAAGCCGCGCATCGTCGAGGCAGTGCGCGCCGCGGCTTTGCGCGCCCGGGAGCTGGGCGATGAGCTGGGTCGGGACGGCGCCGCGCCATGA
- a CDS encoding YggS family pyridoxal phosphate-dependent enzyme: protein MTTIQNALQAVQARIARAATQCGRDPASITLLAVSKTFGPDVIRAAFGCGQRAFGESYVQEALHKMAALTDLPIEWHFIGPIQSNKTRPIAEHFAWVHSVDRERIAQRLSDQRPNSMPPLNVCLQVNVSGEASKSGVAPAEAAPLARLVASLPRLRLRGLMTIPEPSDNVNLQRRRFRLLKELKEALVAEGLPLDTLSMGMSGDLEAAILEGATIVRVGSAIFGERVKRTH, encoded by the coding sequence ATGACGACAATCCAGAACGCATTGCAAGCCGTGCAGGCGCGCATCGCCCGTGCGGCCACGCAGTGTGGGCGCGACCCTGCCAGCATCACCCTGCTCGCCGTTTCCAAGACCTTCGGGCCGGACGTCATCCGCGCCGCCTTCGGCTGCGGACAGCGTGCCTTTGGCGAAAGCTATGTGCAAGAAGCGCTCCACAAGATGGCCGCGCTGACTGACCTGCCCATCGAATGGCACTTCATCGGTCCGATCCAGAGCAACAAGACGCGCCCCATCGCCGAACACTTCGCCTGGGTCCACAGCGTGGACCGGGAAAGAATCGCGCAGCGCCTGTCCGATCAGCGTCCCAATAGCATGCCGCCCCTCAACGTCTGCCTGCAGGTGAACGTGAGCGGAGAGGCCAGCAAGAGTGGCGTGGCGCCGGCGGAAGCCGCACCGCTGGCGCGCCTCGTCGCCAGCCTGCCGCGGCTGCGCCTGCGGGGACTCATGACCATCCCCGAGCCCAGCGACAATGTCAACCTGCAACGGCGCCGCTTTCGCCTGCTAAAGGAGCTTAAGGAGGCGCTGGTGGCCGAGGGGCTCCCCCTCGACACGCTGTCCATGGGCATGTCGGGCGACCTGGAAGCCGCTATCCTGGAGGGGGCTACTATCGTGCGTGTGGGATCGGCGATTTTCGGGGAGCGGGTCAAGCGGACTCACTGA
- a CDS encoding type IV pilus twitching motility protein PilT, whose amino-acid sequence MEIADLLAFTVKNKASDLHLSAGLPPLIRVNGDIRRINVEPLDHRGVHSMIYDIMNDAQRKFYEENLEVDFSFEVPNLARFRVNAYVQQRGAAAAFRTIPSKVLTLEQLAAPAIFKDLCHHPNGIVLVTGPTGSGKSTTLAAMINEINETEYGHILTIEDPIEFVHESKKCLINQREVGPHTLSFNNALRSALREDPDVILVGELRDLETIRLALTAAETGHLVFGTLHTSSAPKTIDRIIDVFPAAEKDMVRAMLSESLRAVIAQTLLKTKDGSGRVAAHEIMIGTPAIRNLIRENKVAQMYSTIQTGQAVGMQTMEQCLTDLVRRNIVSEAEAQKAARKDTKF is encoded by the coding sequence ATGGAAATCGCAGATCTGCTTGCCTTCACCGTCAAGAACAAAGCTTCCGACCTCCATCTTTCCGCGGGTCTGCCGCCCTTGATCCGGGTCAATGGTGACATCCGCCGCATCAATGTGGAGCCATTGGACCACAGAGGCGTCCACAGCATGATCTACGACATCATGAACGATGCGCAGCGCAAGTTCTACGAGGAAAACCTGGAGGTCGATTTCTCCTTCGAGGTGCCCAACCTTGCGCGCTTCCGCGTCAATGCCTATGTCCAGCAACGTGGCGCGGCGGCGGCGTTCCGAACCATTCCCTCCAAGGTGCTCACCCTGGAGCAGCTCGCTGCGCCTGCCATCTTCAAGGATCTCTGTCACCACCCCAATGGCATCGTGCTGGTGACGGGGCCCACCGGTTCCGGCAAATCCACCACGCTGGCGGCCATGATCAACGAGATCAACGAGACCGAGTATGGGCACATCCTCACCATCGAGGATCCCATCGAATTCGTGCACGAGTCGAAGAAGTGCCTGATCAACCAGCGCGAGGTGGGACCGCATACGCTCTCCTTCAACAACGCGCTGCGTTCCGCCCTGCGCGAAGACCCGGACGTGATCCTGGTGGGTGAGTTGCGCGATCTGGAGACCATCCGCCTCGCGCTCACCGCCGCGGAAACCGGCCACCTGGTGTTCGGCACCCTGCATACCAGTTCCGCCCCGAAGACCATCGACCGCATCATCGATGTGTTTCCAGCAGCGGAAAAAGACATGGTGCGTGCCATGCTCTCGGAATCGCTGCGCGCGGTGATCGCCCAGACCCTGCTCAAGACCAAGGATGGCAGCGGCCGGGTGGCCGCGCATGAAATCATGATTGGCACGCCCGCCATCCGCAACCTGATCCGGGAAAACAAGGTGGCGCAGATGTATTCCACCATCCAGACCGGTCAGGCAGTGGGCATGCAGACCATGGAGCAATGTCTGACCGACCTGGTGCGCCGCAATATCGTCTCCGAAGCCGAGGCGCAGAAAGCGGCGCGCAAGGACACGAAGTTCTGA
- a CDS encoding PilT/PilU family type 4a pilus ATPase, with translation MEREQATKFMHDLLRLMVSKKASDLFITAGFPPALKIDGRVTPVSNQTLTPQHTVELARAIMNDKQAYEFESTKECNFAISPPDIGRFRVNAFVQQGRTGLVLRTINSTIPTFEELGLPEVLKDIAMTKRGLVIFVGGTGSGKSTSLAAMVGYRNENSQGHIITIEDPIEYVHDHKKCIITQREVGVDTDDWFSALKNTLRQAPDVILIGEIRDRETMEYAIQFAETGHLCLSTLHANSANQALDRIINFFPEEKRDQLLMDLSLNLKAFVSQRLIPRRQGKGRIAAVEIMLNSPLISDLIFKGQVHEIKEVMAKSREIGMQTFDQHLFELYEAGLISYEDALRNADSVNDLRLQIKLHGQEAKDRDIMSGIDHLDII, from the coding sequence ATGGAGCGCGAACAAGCCACCAAGTTCATGCACGACCTATTGCGCCTGATGGTGAGCAAGAAGGCGTCCGACCTGTTCATCACCGCTGGCTTTCCGCCCGCCCTCAAGATCGACGGCCGGGTGACGCCCGTCTCCAACCAGACCCTCACGCCGCAGCATACGGTGGAGCTGGCGCGGGCCATCATGAACGACAAGCAGGCCTACGAATTCGAATCCACCAAGGAATGCAACTTCGCCATTTCACCGCCCGACATCGGTCGCTTCCGGGTCAACGCCTTCGTGCAGCAGGGGCGCACCGGCCTGGTGCTGCGCACCATCAATTCCACGATTCCCACCTTCGAGGAACTGGGCTTGCCCGAGGTGCTCAAGGACATCGCCATGACCAAGCGCGGCCTGGTGATCTTCGTCGGTGGCACGGGCTCCGGCAAGTCCACTTCCCTCGCCGCCATGGTGGGCTACCGCAACGAAAACAGCCAGGGGCACATCATCACCATCGAGGACCCCATCGAGTACGTGCACGACCACAAGAAGTGCATCATTACCCAACGCGAGGTGGGTGTGGACACCGACGACTGGTTCTCGGCCCTGAAGAACACCTTGCGCCAGGCGCCGGATGTGATCCTGATCGGCGAGATCCGGGACCGCGAGACCATGGAGTACGCCATCCAGTTCGCGGAGACCGGCCACCTCTGCCTGTCCACCTTGCACGCCAACAGCGCCAACCAGGCGTTAGACCGCATCATCAACTTCTTCCCCGAGGAGAAGCGCGACCAGCTCTTGATGGATTTGTCGCTCAACCTCAAGGCCTTCGTTTCGCAGCGGCTGATTCCGCGCCGCCAAGGCAAGGGACGCATCGCCGCCGTGGAAATCATGCTCAACTCGCCGCTCATCTCCGACCTCATCTTCAAGGGCCAGGTGCACGAGATCAAGGAAGTCATGGCCAAGTCGCGCGAGATCGGCATGCAGACCTTCGACCAGCATTTGTTCGAGCTGTACGAAGCGGGACTGATCAGCTACGAAGACGCCCTGCGCAATGCCGATTCCGTCAACGATCTGCGCCTGCAGATCAAGCTGCACGGCCAGGAGGCGAAGGATCGCGACATCATGTCCGGCATCGATCACCTGGACATCATTTGA